The sequence below is a genomic window from Candidatus Baltobacteraceae bacterium.
TGCAGGCGTTCGGACTCCCGCAAGCGCTTGCGATGCTTGGCGACGGCACGATCTGCGACCTCAAGACCGCCGCAGCCCTGCTATGGCTTGCTCGGAAGCGCCATCAATAAATTCGGCGAATCATCCGATAACGTACTTTACGGAGCGCCACGGCAGTTTTATCTGCCTGGGCGATTCTTGGCATGGAAGCGGCACTGGGGAGGCACGCGTGGAGACTCCTAGCGACATCAACGCGGTTCTGAAACACTTATTGCGTAACGAAGACGCGGACGCGTCGGCGCCCTCACGACTGGCGGCCGAGGACGAGGCCTACCTCACGCGGCTCGTGGCGGCGATTCGATCCGGCAAATCGGCGGTGCTCATCGTTGAAGACTCCGACGAGAAGCTCAAGTATATGTTCAGCAATGCGACGCGCGCCGAAGCGGTCAGCATGCTCGGCAAAATTATCGAGGCGACGGGCCGGCGAATCGCCAACGGCGACGATTAAAAACTCCGGACCGCTTTTTAGGTTTTGGGCCTCGATCGCAAGAGGAGGCCGTCGATCTTTCCATCGGGCGTGAGCGTGAAGTCGTAGTCGTACGTTCCGCCTTCGAAGTGCGTGAGAAACACGTACACGGTATCGCCGCCCTGTTGATAGCTCGAGGTCGGCGTTATCGAGAGGAGCTTCCCGAGCGCTTTTACATTCGTCTTCGCAACGAGATCGTCGGTTAGATACTCGTTGAATTTTTGCGTGAGCTGCGTGCGATCGATGTTAACCGCGGCCAGTTTGACCAGCCAATCTTTCGCGCGTTCGACGACCACGCTATCGACGTGCGCCGGCGGCAGCGGGGCGACGACGTCGAGAATATCGCTGGCCACTTTCTCAGGCGCAACGGTGCTGTCGCTGCCGAATCCGTCGCAGTTGGCCAAAACGATCACCGCGATGTGCTCGTCGGGAAGCAGCGCGTTCATCGCGTGATACCCGGCGATCTCGCCATTGTGCCAGATATACCGATGGCCGCCGCGCTGGTCGATGACCCACCCCATGCCGTACGCCATCGCGCCGGGCGCGCCGCTGGGCGTCCACAGAGCCGAGACGCTATCGACGTTGAGCAAGAGCGGCATGCCGATATCCCATTTCGAGAGATCGAAGACGTTGGTTACCAGGCTGCCGGCTCCAAAAAGCCAGGTTGGATTCCAGGGTTTTACCGGAACGAAACGCCCGTTGACGCGCGTGTAGCCTACCGCGTGGGCCGGCGAAATGCCCTGATCGCCGGCGACGAACGTGGATGACATCAGCAGCGGTTCGAAGATCTTCGTCTGCAGGTAGACCGAATACGGGACGCCGCTCACGCGCGAGACGACGAGCGCCGCGACCATGTAGTTGAAGTTGTTGTATTCGAATTTGGTGCCCGGATCGAACGACGGTTTCATCGTATCGACCGCTTTGATCAACGCATCGAACTTAATCGGACGGGTCAGATCCCCGGTGATGCCGGGCGCGTGCGTGTAATCGGGCAGACCGGAGGTTTGCTGCAGCAGCTCCTTGAGCGTTGCGTTACCGGCGACGGTGAGTTCCGGCACGTATTTCGTGACGCGATCGTCGAGCGAGAGCTTTTTGTTTTGCGCTAAGAGCAGGACGGCTGCAGCCGTGAACTGCTTGCTGATCGATCCCGCGAAAAACTCGGTCGCGGCGCCCGCGCGGACGCGCTTGGCGATGTTCGATACGCCGAAGCCGTGCGCGTAGACGAGTCGGCCGTCCTCAACGATTCCGATCCCGAGACCCGGGGTCCGGTTGCTCGAAATCTCCGCATTCGCGATACGGTCGACCGCGCGGGTCTGATCCGCGGTAAAGACGCGCACTACGGCGGCCTGCGCGACGATCGGGAAGGCCGATAGCAAACTCAGCGCTAGTATGGAGCCGAACCATCTCCGCATGGCCTAGGGGTTCGGTGCGAGGGTAAGCCGGCCCCTCGCCCCGGACGCGGGCTACGACGTATACTTTTGGACCCGGCCGATTTCGGACTTCAGGGCGTGGATATTCTTTTTGGCGATCGACTGCAACTGCGGATTGCGGCCCGATTTCACCTCGTGCATATTGGCATCGAGCGCCTCACGGTCGTCGATTACTACCGCTCGCACGAAACTGCGATCGAAGGTCCTGCCGTTTTCGGAAGAGATCTGCGAGTAATGATACCTGGCCACGAGCGTCGGCTTCGTCGGCGGGGCGACGCCGTTAGCCTTGGCGACTTGCCTCAGCGCGCGATTGTCGGCGTTCGCATCGGCGGCCATCGCTTGCCCCACGGCTCTAAGGGCACCGGTCGTCGCCTTATGTGCGCCGATCGACCCGATCGCGTAGCGGCCTAGCTGCGTTTGAATCGCGGTCTGTAAATACGCCGCATCTGCCGGCGAAAGTGAGGCGGCGCGCGCCAGCGCCGGAGCGCTTGCTATGGCGAGTGCGAGGGTGGAAACGATAGTGACTTTTGAAATGAGTCTCATAATAAATATATCACCACCCGGCGCATGAGTTTCACGCAGCGCTCGCTTCCCGGTTGGACGACCGGAGCGTACGCTGCAAAAAAAACCTGCGGCATCCATCGAGGGCGCCGCAGGTTTTTGAGTTGCAAGACGAGGGGCCTATGTATTCGCTGGACCACCCGTGAGACAGAGTTCGAGAAACGCTACGAATTGTGTCGACATCAGCATTCTCATGTCCACAGTATTCCCCGAATCGCACCCCATCACACGCACCAAATGCCCGCTTGCCCCCCCCCTCGACGTTGTCATCCTGAGCTTGTCGAAGGACGACCATGTCGAAGGACGTTACTTGCCGACCGCTTTTTTTGCGACGCTCAGGAGCGAGCCGAATGCCTTGG
It includes:
- a CDS encoding serine hydrolase, producing MRRWFGSILALSLLSAFPIVAQAAVVRVFTADQTRAVDRIANAEISSNRTPGLGIGIVEDGRLVYAHGFGVSNIAKRVRAGAATEFFAGSISKQFTAAAVLLLAQNKKLSLDDRVTKYVPELTVAGNATLKELLQQTSGLPDYTHAPGITGDLTRPIKFDALIKAVDTMKPSFDPGTKFEYNNFNYMVAALVVSRVSGVPYSVYLQTKIFEPLLMSSTFVAGDQGISPAHAVGYTRVNGRFVPVKPWNPTWLFGAGSLVTNVFDLSKWDIGMPLLLNVDSVSALWTPSGAPGAMAYGMGWVIDQRGGHRYIWHNGEIAGYHAMNALLPDEHIAVIVLANCDGFGSDSTVAPEKVASDILDVVAPLPPAHVDSVVVERAKDWLVKLAAVNIDRTQLTQKFNEYLTDDLVAKTNVKALGKLLSITPTSSYQQGGDTVYVFLTHFEGGTYDYDFTLTPDGKIDGLLLRSRPKT
- a CDS encoding DUF4142 domain-containing protein, whose translation is MRLISKVTIVSTLALAIASAPALARAASLSPADAAYLQTAIQTQLGRYAIGSIGAHKATTGALRAVGQAMAADANADNRALRQVAKANGVAPPTKPTLVARYHYSQISSENGRTFDRSFVRAVVIDDREALDANMHEVKSGRNPQLQSIAKKNIHALKSEIGRVQKYTS